A single window of Gossypium hirsutum isolate 1008001.06 chromosome A10, Gossypium_hirsutum_v2.1, whole genome shotgun sequence DNA harbors:
- the LOC107896838 gene encoding uncharacterized protein, whose amino-acid sequence MNFHTRASVPLLPSLAMLLVFICLLLVSPLLVQSFDANASSTSAARALDALLQDYAYRAFVRPRTGVPYDARVPSNFTGISITAMRLRSGSLRTRGVRMYKEFEIPIGVVEQPYVERLVLVYQNLGNWSLRYYSLPNYTYLAPLLGLLAYDASNLSATDLPELDLRASGDPIKIKFSDVRPAPNGSLPKCVWFDLHGLVKLSNLTSANECSTIQQGHFSIVTESIAPPSPPTRSEGKESNRRTWIIVASVVGGVALLAFLGFLVLWARKCKRRKKMQEMEKAAEVGEALHMTSVGDTKAPSATVTRTQPTLENEYVP is encoded by the coding sequence ATGAATTTCCACACTCGTGCTTCCGTCCCGCTGCTTCCGAGTCTCGCGATGCTCCTTGTGTTTATCTGCTTGTTGTTAGTCTCGCCTCTACTGGTTCAATCTTTTGATGCTAATGCCTCTTCGACAAGCGCCGCCAGAGCCCTGGATGCGCTCCTTCAAGACTATGCTTACAGGGCCTTTGTACGCCCTAGGACTGGAGTGCCCTACGATGCCCGTGTTCCTTCTAATTTCACTGGGATTAGTATTACAGCAATGAGGCTGAGGAGTGGTAGCTTGCGGACCAGGGGTGTGAGGATGTACAAGGAGTTCGAGATCCCCATTGGAGTTGTGGAGCAACCTTATGTGGAAAGGCTTGTTTTGGTTTACCAGAACTTGGGCAATTGGTCCCTGCGGTATTATTCGCTTCCCAACTACACCTATCTCGCTCCTCTTCTGGGTCTTCTTGCTTATGATGCTTCTAACTTATCGGCTACCGATTTGCCGGAATTGGATTTAAGAGCATCTGGGGATCCTATAAAAATCAAGTTTTCAGATGTTCGACCGGCTCCCAATGGGTCACTGCCCAAGTGTGTTTGGTTTGATTTACATGGTTTGGTTAAATTAAGTAACTTGACATCAGCCAACGAGTGTTCAACTATCCAACAGGGGCATTTTTCTATCGTTACTGAGTCAATTGCTCCACCAAGCCCACCAACCAGAAGTGAAGGAAAGGAGAGTAATAGAAGAACATGGATAATTGTTGCTTCTGTTGTGGGTGGAGTGGCATTGCTGGCATTCTTGGGATTCCTTGTACTCTGGGCACGCAAATGCAAGCGGAGAAAGAAAATGCAAGAGATGGAAAAGGCTGCTGAAGTGGGAGAAGCACTACATATGACCTCCGTTGGGGATACAAAAGCTCCGTCGGCAACGGTCACTCGGACTCAACCAACTCTTGAGAACGAATATGTGCCCTAA